CTGCTGGGCGACGAGGGTGAGGCCCAGCCCGGAGCCGGGGCTTTCCGGACCGTGCCAAAAGCGCTCGAAGATCTTCTCCCGGCGTTCGGGCGGGACGCCGGGGCCGTCGTCGTCCACGGTGAGCACCGCGGTCCGCTCGCCCGGCCGGTCGGACTGCCGCAGGGTCACCACGATGGTGGCGGCACGTTCGCCGACCCTGCCGTGCACCCGGGCGTTGGTCAGCAGGTTGTCCACCGCCGAGCGCAGCCCCTCCGCCCAGCCGTCCGCGATCAGTCCCGACGCCGCCCGCACGGACACCTCGGTCCCGGGGTGGGCGCGGCGCAGTCCGTCGACGCAGGAGTGCACCAACTCCCCGAGGTCCAGCGACTCGAACGCCTCGGCCTCGACCAGATCGCCCTGCGCCAGGGTCCGCAGCATCGAGAGCAGACCGACCAGCCTCTCCTGCTCGGTCACCAACTCGGCCAGCAACTCGTCCCGTTCCGCCGGTTCGAGCTCGAACGGCCCGGCCAGGACATCCAGATTGGCGCGGATGCTCGTCAACGGCGAACGCAGCTCATGGGAGGCCGCCGCCGCGAACGACCGGGCCGTGGCCAAAGCCTCTCCGGTACGCGCCACCTGCTCGTCGTAGCGGTTGAGCACCGTCTGCAGGGTGAGCGCGAGGTCGTCGACCTCGGCGATGCGGGTGGGCCGGTGTTCCAGCCGGGACGAGCTGGTGCGCGGGTCGAGTCCGCTGGTACGCCGTTGCAGTCGGCGCAGCGGCAGCACAGCGCGGTTCGCGATGGCCCAGGCGACCGCTCCCGCCGTCGGCAGGGCCACCGCGGCCCCGACGTAGACCCGTCGGCGCACCAGCGCCAGCTCCTCCTCGACGGTGTCCGGTGAGAACAGCCAGAGGTTGGGCCGGTCCCGCTGCCGGTCGATCGCGACGGGCAGCGACAGGACCAGCCAGTCCCGGCCTTCGACGGTCACCTTCAGCGGTCTCGGGGCGCTGTACGGCAGCTGCGCGGACGGGAGTTGGGGGCCGGCTCGCAGTGTGCCCGTGGGTCCGGTGACCCATACCCCCATGCCGCTGGTGGACTTGATGAGCCGCTGCCGGCGGACCTGCTCCACAACCGGCTGGCCGGTCCCGGCCGCGTCCAGGTAGTTCTTGGTGTTCTTGGCCACGACGGTGGCACGGGCCTGCAATTGAGCGTCCTGCTGCTGGCGTAGGTCATCGGTGATGAGGCTCAGCAGCAGCCAGCCGCAGGCCACGATCAGCACGGGTACGCCGCCGCCGACGGTGAGGGCGAGCCGGGTGGAGAGCTTCACGGGCCTGCACCGGTCGTCCGCTCACCGGCATCCGTACGCAGGACGAATCCTCCGTCGACCATCAGCACCCGTCACCCGCACTCCGCCGGCCTCGGCCCGTCCAGTGCGTGCGGACGGCCCCCGCCAACACTACGGGGCGGGGGACGTCTGCGGGAAAGGGACCTACGGGTTCGCGGCGCTCCAACAGCCGTCGCCTCGGCAGTTCTTGAGCCGCGTCAGCGCGTCGTGCAGGTTGTCCAGCCGGGCCCCGCCGAGCTGCCCCACGGTGTTGTGCAGCTGGTAGGGGTCGGTGCGGAGGTCGTAGTACTCCTTCGCTCCGCTTCCGTACTCGACGTAGGTGTAGGAGTTGGTGCGCAGGGCGTGGTAGTTCGGCGGGCTGATGCTCTCACCGCCGTTGTTGTCGGGGTCGCCCGGCGACCTGTCGGCGTGACGGTGCTCGATCAGGTTGGTCGTGCGCCAGTTGGAGTCGGGGCCGCCGTCGAGGAGCGGAAGCATGCTGTGCCCGTCCACCCGGGACGACACCGGGGCGCCGCCGATCCGCTGGAAGGTGGGCGCGAGGTCGATGTTCGACACCTGGGCGTTGCTCGTCCTGCCTTTCGCGACACCGGGTCCGGCGATCACCAGCGGTACCCGGACGTCGGTGTCGAAGGCGGTCTGCTTGCCCGCCTTGAGGCGGTACTCGCCCAGGTGGAAGCCGTTGTCGGAGCCGAAGACGATGTACGTGTCGTCGGCGACACCGGCCCGGGTCAGGGCGCCTCGCAGCTTCCCGATCATCTCGTCGACCGACTGGAGCGCCTGGGCACGCTTGCGGAACTTCCGGTCGATCGTGTTCTTCTCGCGCTGGGTCAGCCGGTCCTGCCGGGCCAGCCACGGCGGGGCGTTAGTCGGCAGCTTGTCGAACGCGGGGCTGCGCGGGGCCTCAAGGCCGGGGAAGGCGTTCTCGTGGCGGGGCGCCGGCGTTGAGGGGCCGTGCGGCGTGAAGAGTGCGATCTCCAGCAGGAACGGCTTGTCCGCCGCTGCGGACTTCTTGACGAAGCTCGTGCCCTTCTTGCTCAGCACGTCGGTCAGATAGTCCTTGGGCCGGTCGTCGTGCGACTCGATCTGGTGGTTGTGGGCGAGCTTGTAGTTGTAGCCCTCATAGCCGCCGCCGACGACGTCCCACTGGTTCCAGCCCGGCGGTACGTACGGCTTCTGGCCCGCGACCGTGTCGCCCGGGCTGTAGCCGTTCAGGTACTTGCCCATCATGGCGGTGCGATAGCCCTTGGCCTGAAGGGCCGTGGCGAAGGTGTCCCGCTCCTCCCCGCCGCTGTGGAAGGCGCCGAATCCGCCGTTCGGCCCCTCGTTGCTGAGGACTCCGGTGTTGTGCGGGTACCGGCCGGTGAAGAGGGACGCCCGGGACGGGCAGCAGAGCGAGTTGCTGACCACGAAGTCGCTGAACGTCATGCCCTGCGACTGGAGTTTCTGAACCTCCGGCATGTACGGCAGGAGATTCGAGGACATGTCGTCGGTGAGGACGAAGACAATGTTCGGCTTTTCCGCAACGGCCGCGACCGGCTGTGTGGCGACGGCGGGACTGTTTGTCACGGCCATTCCACTCGGGGCTGCCAGAGCCAGTGCCGCTGCGCCGACCATCAAGGTCAGCAATTGACGAGTACGAATCATATCGAAAGCGTGGCAGTCGGATTCCGTGCCGGTCAACATTCATAAGTGCTGGGGGAATTATTCCGGGATTTATTCCGGCTCTGCGGCCAGTCAATTCGGCACGCAACAAAGGAACACCGGGCGCAGGCACGAAAACCCGTGCCTGCGCCCGGTGTTCCGGGGAACCGGAGGATCAGGCCCTGCTCGCGGCCTGGTAGAGCCGGCGGGCGCGGTCGCCGAGACGCGGGTGGTACTCGCTCACGTCCGTGCCGACGGCGATGTTGCCGACCAGAACACCGACACCCTTGTCGGCCTTGAACTCGGCGAGGAAGGCACCGCCGCTGGATCCGCCGGTCTGCACGCAGTCGATGCCCCACATGGTGGAGCCGGGGCGCCCGAGG
The DNA window shown above is from Streptomyces chartreusis and carries:
- a CDS encoding sensor histidine kinase, translating into MKLSTRLALTVGGGVPVLIVACGWLLLSLITDDLRQQQDAQLQARATVVAKNTKNYLDAAGTGQPVVEQVRRQRLIKSTSGMGVWVTGPTGTLRAGPQLPSAQLPYSAPRPLKVTVEGRDWLVLSLPVAIDRQRDRPNLWLFSPDTVEEELALVRRRVYVGAAVALPTAGAVAWAIANRAVLPLRRLQRRTSGLDPRTSSSRLEHRPTRIAEVDDLALTLQTVLNRYDEQVARTGEALATARSFAAAASHELRSPLTSIRANLDVLAGPFELEPAERDELLAELVTEQERLVGLLSMLRTLAQGDLVEAEAFESLDLGELVHSCVDGLRRAHPGTEVSVRAASGLIADGWAEGLRSAVDNLLTNARVHGRVGERAATIVVTLRQSDRPGERTAVLTVDDDGPGVPPERREKIFERFWHGPESPGSGLGLTLVAQQVSLHQGQVSMSDRPDGQRGTRCEVRLPLTGVREFEHTLPLLRRDWLSGTAEASGINPGRG
- a CDS encoding sulfatase family protein, translated to MAVTNSPAVATQPVAAVAEKPNIVFVLTDDMSSNLLPYMPEVQKLQSQGMTFSDFVVSNSLCCPSRASLFTGRYPHNTGVLSNEGPNGGFGAFHSGGEERDTFATALQAKGYRTAMMGKYLNGYSPGDTVAGQKPYVPPGWNQWDVVGGGYEGYNYKLAHNHQIESHDDRPKDYLTDVLSKKGTSFVKKSAAADKPFLLEIALFTPHGPSTPAPRHENAFPGLEAPRSPAFDKLPTNAPPWLARQDRLTQREKNTIDRKFRKRAQALQSVDEMIGKLRGALTRAGVADDTYIVFGSDNGFHLGEYRLKAGKQTAFDTDVRVPLVIAGPGVAKGRTSNAQVSNIDLAPTFQRIGGAPVSSRVDGHSMLPLLDGGPDSNWRTTNLIEHRHADRSPGDPDNNGGESISPPNYHALRTNSYTYVEYGSGAKEYYDLRTDPYQLHNTVGQLGGARLDNLHDALTRLKNCRGDGCWSAANP